The genomic window GCCCTGTTCCTCGCCCAGGCCCAGGCTCCGCCCACCGCCTAAGAAGCCCGGCCCCTCCGCACTTCAGAAATGGGCTCATCCAGCGTCCCCCAAAGACTGCCGGGTGGGAGAAACCAAAGCGCTGGGATGGGGGAGCAGAGGGCAGCACTTCCTCCAGCTCCAAAAGAGTGCACCCACCCCAACGTTACCAATACACTCGTGCAGGTAGTGGAAGGCTGTCACACCGGCCGTCTCTCTCGTGTCGCCGCTACGATACCTGGGCCCACACACCTCTCTTCCCAAAACACAGAATGAGACCTTCTCTCAATGAGGTCTTCACTCCCCGAACCTGAAAGTAACTGGACTACGCTCAGGAGGCAATGAACAAATGGCAGAACTCGATTGGCCAATGACAGTGCGTCCTTGGCGTGACATGCGGCGTAGCGACCCAATCGCTGCCCGGTAATAGGCGGAAGGCTCCGACGCCGCTGTGCGTCTACGCTGGGGGCGTGGCCTGACTGCGCGGCCAGACGCCAGCGCCATGGAGGAGTACGCTCGGGAGCCTTGGTACGGCGATGGGCACTGGCATCCGGACTGTTGCTGCGACACCAAGGCCAGCCGTGGGGGTCGGGCGGGGGAGGCATCGGCCGCACAGAGCCATGTACCAGATTCGGGGGACTCTTAACGTATCTCCCGCTACCCCGACTCGGTTCCTGTCACTCGGGCTCCGTTATGAGGGGCCACAACTGTCTGCCCTCAGAAGGTGCGGCGAAGGCCGAACCACGCCATGTTTCTCCTGACTTCGTAATCTCCTAGTCCCTGTTAACGAAAAGAGACACGCTGGACGATCCATCCCGGCTAGGGGTGGTACGGTGTTGACCGGAAATCCCCAGAGTTGCCGCGGGTGGTTTTTCCCAGGTCGCCTTTGTCAGTGGCGGCGGGGCACGGATGAGCCTGTTGAGGGTTGGCGGGGACGGTGGATGCTTCCCGGGGTCGCTCTTGGTTTTTCCCAGTTGTGCCGGATTGAAAAGGGGCGGGACATGGTTGGACGGGCTCACCGTCGGAGAAGGGGTGCGACGCGGTCCTGCTTTGCTGACAGTCTGTCTTGGCTAGTTAACACGCCTATGTCGCTTACTGAAACGTCAACTCTGCGTGTGccaattcatttaatctttgatCACAGTAAAACAGTTGGCTGATTCCTTGGTTGGTACACAGGGCGAAGACTAATATTTCTCCCCCTTTGCCCCATTTCTCGCTTTAATGGGGGGGTGTGTGGAAAAAGCGTGACAGAACTAGCTCCTTATTATCTGAAGTGTTTGTTCCTACTTAGGAACTTCCCATTCTGGTGACTTGGTTTCTCCCAGTTAGAAAAGAGTTCCTGTGACAGGACCTGGGGGAGGGCTTAAATTAACCCTGTCCTTCCCTTCCTGCTTGCAGCCCATGGCGAATTGTGGATGATTGCGGTGGAGCCTTCACTATGGGTGTCATCGGTGGCGGAGTCTTCCAGGCCATCAAGGGTTTCCGCAATGCCCCTGTTGTGAGTCCAGGCCTTCCCTGGGTTGGTGTGGGGTCAGCTGTCTTGCCCACAAGGGAGGCTGCTCTGAAAACTGCTTGGAGCTGCCAGTCACGTGCACTTATTCATTCTGGTGCCCAGTCACCTACTATGTGCCGAGCCTGGCTCCTGTATCTGGGATTTTGTAGGGATTGCAAACATGGCCTCTgtcttccaccctccaccccacccaacTGGAGCTCCTCTGTGGAACTGCTGTGTCGTTCAAAGAGTCATCAccaaattttaaatgtatgtgcAAAGccagacagatttttttttttttttgagacagagtcttgctctgttgcccaggctagagtgcagtggcacgatctcggctcactgtaacctctgcctcctgggttcaggcaattctcctgtctcagcctcccaagtagctgggactacaggcgtgttccaccagacctggcgaatttttgtacttttagtagaaatggggtttcactatgttggccaggctggtcccgaactctggacctcaggtgatccacctacctcggcctcccaaagtgctgggattataggcgtgtgccactgtgcctggccaggtttgtttgtttgttttttagacagcatcttgccctgtcgcctaggctggcgtgcagtgtCCTGATCATGGGTCACtacagcttccacctcccaggctcaagtgatcctcccacctcagcctcccaagtagctgggaccacaggactgcgccaccacgcccggctatttatttatttatttatttatctgtagagacggggtttcaacatgttgcttaggctgatctCTAAttcctgtactcaagtgatccacccacctcagcctcccaaagtgctgggattacaggtgtgagccactgcgccaggacCAGACACATTTTACCTAGAGGCAGATTCTGGCTCAGAAACCTGGATAGAGGAAAATGACAGGAATTTAATTGGCAGAGGGAAGACTGCCTTAAAGTTGAGAGAATTCTtttaacataattctttttttctgaccaCCTCCCCTCCCAGAAGATCACAAATGCCATGACTTTAAATGCCATCTATTAGCCAAGGTCTCTGCAATTTATGTATGTAGCCCCGTCCCTCCCCTAGACTCCTGGAACTCTCCTCCCTGGATCTTTGCCCAAGTTTGTCATCATCAAGGTCTCAGCACAGATTCCCCCTCCTTcaagaggcctttcctgaccccTCAGCCCCAGTCATATTTCTTCATGGCATTTCCTCTACAGTGCAGATTGCTGTCTGAAGCTCCCTTGTTTATCTGCCCTTGCTCAAGATCTGTGTCTCCCACCGTTAATGTGAGCTCTGAGAGGGCAGGGAGCAGGTCTACCTTGTTCATGTCTGTATCCCTGCATATGGCATGGTGCTTGGCACATATAGTAGGTACTTGTTAAtcattcactgaatgaatgaacgaacaaACGTATGAATGAATTAGCACTAGGCTACTAGTTCTTGGCCACTTTCCACATCTCTACCGCTGATACCTCTAACAGGTCCCCCATCTTCCCTCTCTTAAAAGTTGGAAACCTGTCTGCCAGTGGCTTCAGCCCTGCCCTAacgcccttccttcctttccccaggGAATTCGGCACCGGTTGAGAGGTAGTGCCAACGCTGTGAGGATCCGAGCCCCCCAGATTGGAGGTGAGGGGCTTGGGGAGATAGATATAGGAGATGTTTTGGCAAATGTGGGAGTGGTTGATTCTTTGGGTCTAGGCTGCAAGTTGGGGGTTCAGATTCTAGCGCCTGCCGGAGACTTTCCAGCGGGGTGATGTTTCCCAACAATTGAATATGGAGGGGAAGAAAGTGGGTTCTGGAGTTTAAATCTAGGTCCTGACTGTtccctgctgtgtgaccctgggctagtggcttaacctctctgaatctcactTGTACCGTGGGGGTGGTGATAACAGTAACCACTTCatcagtagttttatagtttatgtAATTTACATACTACTAAGTGCTGGTTGCTATGCTAAACACTTTAATAACATTAACTAATTTAAAATTGCAGAAGTCAAATAACACAGTACCGCGAACAggtcctggcacacagtaagccctCAGTAAACATTTTAACTATCATATTAACTGGGTTTCCTAACCTATTTCCTTCTCACTGAAACCCAAATCAGAATTCCAACTCTGTGTGGTGATTATGAAGCTCAAAGTTGCTCTGTTAAAAGCCATATGAAGATAAACCTGCTTGTAAATATTTGTCAGCTCCCCATAAAGGTGAAGGGAATGTTGATGGTGATTACAGACGGCTTGAAGTGGGAGCTACCACAGGATGGGGACAGATAGGAAATACTCTGTGTGGGTTTGCTATCTGCCTTTGTGTCTGGGTTTTTCTCCCTGTTCTTGGCCAAAGCATTCAGGCCTTGGAAGTCCCCTGAGATGTGAATTCTCAGGATTTCCCAGGAACTAATTAGGCCTCGGTTCCACTACAGGTAGCTTCGCAGTGTGGGGTGGCCTGTTCTCCACAATCGACTGTGGCCTGGTGCGGCTTCGGGGCAAGGAGGATCCCTGGAACTCTATCACCAGTGGAGCATTGACCGGGGCTGTGCTGGCTGCCCGCAGTGAGTgacccctggccctggcccaaGCCCCTTCCACCCTGTTCTGCCTGCCCTCACCTCTGTTTCTCTGCCTCCAACTCCCCCAGGTGGCCCACTGGCCATGGTGGGCTCAGCGATGATGGGGGGCATCCTGTTGGCCCTCATTGAGGGCGTTGGCATCCTCCTCACTCGCTACACGGCCCAGCAGTTCCGAAATGGTGAGTAACTGGTGGTTGGGGGAGTGGGAAATGCTCCACCTGGCCTCTTCCACTCATCCTTACCCAAGTCTCCCTTCTCCAGCGCCCCCATTCCTGGAGGACCCCAGCCAGCTGCCCCCTAAGGATGGCACCCCGGCCCCAGGCTACCCCAGCTACCAGCAGTACCACTGAGGGAAGCCACTGCCACCATGGGAGCTACTTCTCGGTTCCCTCCCCGATGATCTACCTCGAAGGGAGGGCTGGCTCCCAGTTAGCCCTGGGACCCTCCAGAGAGGGCTTCTACTCTGCTCCCTAGtcccagggtgggggtggggcaccCCAGCTGCCCTGACAGATGGgtcccctttttctctctcagggCACCCCAGCCCCACACACACATGTACGAAGTTCTCACCCCAGCTCCTTTGTGTGGCACCCTGATGAGTATTTAAAGCCCGTTTTAAAATGCCTATGTGTGGACTCCTTGAACTGCCTATGGGGCCCCTCCTTAGGACAAGGGGCAGAGCCTGCTTCAGGGACTCGGAAGCCCTAGGACTTGGAGGCCCACAGCAAGTGGGCTCTAGTAAACGTCTGTGGGATGGATGAGCAGGAAGGGAGAATGAAGATGTTAATTAGGGACATGAATAAGGTTGTCTGGGGCCTGGTGATGGGTCCTAGCTGTCAGAGGAACAAGCTTGGGAAAGAAGTGAATAAACACCAGGATtgctgggggcgggggtggtTCTGGATGTTGCATCCCTGACCccatccccccacacacaccccaataCCCCTGACTCCTGTTCCACAAGCCCCAGTCACCAAGGCTGGGAAATGTGGCCTCACAGGAGTCCCTTCTTTCTGGACACTTAGCATGGCATTTGTGAAGGTGTTTCCCCTCCCTCCATGTGGCCTCAGGGTGGATCTGGGATGGAAGAAGGGGGCCAGGAGACTTAGCTCCCTCAAAGAAGGTGCCCTGGATCAGCCTCCCCTTCTGTCACAGAGCtgcttttctgttcttctctGCTTAGTGTGGtcaagtgtttttatttgttgtttttgagagggagtcttgctctgtcgcccaggctggagtgcagtggtgtgatctctgctcactgcaaccttcacttgccgggttcaagcgatctcctgcttcagcctcctgagtagttgggattacaggcgtccaccaccacacccagctaactttgtatttttagtagagacgaggtttcaccatgttagccaggctggtttcgaactcctgacctcaagtgatccgcccacctcggcctctcaaagtgctaggattacaggcgtgagccaccacgctcggccaatttttttttttttttttttttttttttttttttttgagacggagtctcgctctgtcacccaggctggagtgcagtggcgcgatctcggctcactgcaagctccgcctcccgggttcacgccattctcctgcctcagcctctccgagtagctgggactacaggcgcccgccaccacgcccggctaattttttgtatttttagtagagacggggtttcaccgtggtcttgatctcctgacctcgtgatccgcccgcctcggcctcccaaagtgctgggattacaagcgtgagccaccgcgcccggcccgctcggccaatttttgtattttcagtaaagacggggttttaccatgttggccatgctggtctcgaactcctgacctcaggtgatctgcccacctcggcctcccaaagtgctgggattacaggcgtgagccactgcgcccggccaggtcaAGTGTTTTTAAAGGGTAAccacaaaataaccagaaatgAGTTTTCATTTTGGGATGGGGGAGCTAGGAGATTTTTCTGGGCGGACATGCCCCCGCCCCCAAGCTGTGACTTCTGCGAAAACCTCTACATGGGTGGGGCAAACATTGCCTACACTGGGGTGCAGAAGCCACGGGGAGGCTCAAAAGC from Nomascus leucogenys isolate Asia chromosome X, Asia_NLE_v1, whole genome shotgun sequence includes these protein-coding regions:
- the TIMM17B gene encoding mitochondrial import inner membrane translocase subunit Tim17-B isoform X2; its protein translation is MEEYAREPCPWRIVDDCGGAFTMGVIGGGVFQAIKGFRNAPVGIRHRLRGSANAVRIRAPQIGGSFAVWGGLFSTIDCGLVRLRGKEDPWNSITSGALTGAVLAARSGPLAMVGSAMMGGILLALIEGVGILLTRYTAQQFRNAPPFLEDPSQLPPKDGTPAPGYPSYQQYH
- the TIMM17B gene encoding mitochondrial import inner membrane translocase subunit Tim17-B isoform X3, encoding MEEYAREPCPWRIVDDCGGAFTMGVIGGGVFQAIKGFRNAPVCRLLSEAPLFICPCSRSVSPTVNVSSERAGSRSTLFMSVSLHMAWCLAHIGIRHRLRGSANAVRIRAPQIGGSFAVWGGLFSTIDCGLVRLRGKEDPWNSITSGALTGAVLAARSGPLAMVGSAMMGGILLALIEGVGILLTRYTAQQFRNAPPFLEDPSQLPPKDGTPAPGYPSYQQYH
- the TIMM17B gene encoding mitochondrial import inner membrane translocase subunit Tim17-B isoform X1 gives rise to the protein MYQIRGTLNVSPATPTRFLSLGLRYEGPQLSALRSPWRIVDDCGGAFTMGVIGGGVFQAIKGFRNAPVGIRHRLRGSANAVRIRAPQIGGSFAVWGGLFSTIDCGLVRLRGKEDPWNSITSGALTGAVLAARSGPLAMVGSAMMGGILLALIEGVGILLTRYTAQQFRNAPPFLEDPSQLPPKDGTPAPGYPSYQQYH